The Luteimonas galliterrae genomic interval CGCATCGCCGAGGCGTGCGCCGCGATCGCTTCGCGCAATGCGGGCAATCCGTTGCTCGCACCGTAGGCCCAGTAATCGCTGCCCGGCTTTCCGGCCTCGCGCGCGAGCAGGCGGTTCCAGGTCTTGCGCGGAAAAAGATCGATCGGCGGCAACGACGGCGTGAACGGCGCCGCTTCGGAAGGCCGATAGTGGCCGGGGTAACTGCGCAAGGCGGCCGCCCGCTGCGACAGGCGCCTTGCTTCCGCTGCCGCAGGCCGAGGCTTGGCGACGCGCTTGGACGATAGCGGCGACGCATCGCGCTCCGGCAATTGCGCGGCCACGAAACTGCCGGCGCCGCGGCGGCGCACGATGTAGCCGTCGGCCACCAGTTGGCCGAGCGCCCAGTCGACGGTGTTGCGCGCTACGCCGAGATCCTTGGCCAGCGTGCGGCTCGACGGCAGACGCGCGTTCGGCGCCATCGCGCCGCTGCGGATCGCGGCGCGGATGCGTTCGCAGATCCGCTCGTAGGTCGGCTGGCCCGACCCGGCATCCAAGCCGGCGACGTCGACGGTGAACACGGAACCGGTCTGTTTGGCCATCCGCCCATGTTAGGGCCTATGCGCGGCCGATGGCGTTAACGGGCCCTAGGCTTTCGCGCGATGGTGGTCGCAGATCCAGTTCGTTTCCCATTCCTTGCCGTCCAGCGAAAACGCCTGCTGCCAGCGCGCATGATCGGGCGTGAAACGGGTCCACAGGAACTTGATCTTGACCGGCCGGCCTTCGTCGGTATCGTCGCCGTAGAACTCGCCGCGGTCGCCGTCGAATCCGCCCACGACCGGCGGGAACAATTCGCCGGTCTTGCTGTTGATCCAATACAGATACCACTGCCTGGTTTCCAGATGGAAGGTGCGCACGGTCATGCCCGACCAGCCCTTGGTCGGGAATTCCACATCGTAATCCAGGTTGACCACGCCGCCCAGATGGCTGCCGCAGGTGAGCGAACCGGGGAACACATCCCAATCGTCGCTGCCGACCCAACGCTTCTTCAAACGCCGGTTGGTGCCGTTCCACTTGCCGACGAAGAAATCGAAATCGTGAAGGTCGCCGGTCGGCGGTTCGATGTCGGGCAAGCCGTGGGCCCGACCTGCCTGTTGGGCGGATGCGGCCATCGCGTTGGCGACGGGCAAGAGCCCGATCGTGCCGGCGCCGGCAAGCGCATCGATCAGGATCCGCCGGCGCGTCGTGGAAAAGGGACGGGTCATGGGAGGCTCCGTGGGAATTGGCCCCAAGATGTTCAGGATTCGGCGACGGCGGAAGGTCCATTTTCCAGCGATGCGTTGGGCCAATGCGATCGCGCGCCCGATCATGGACCTATTTGCACTGTCATCCCGAACCCTATGCTGTCATCCCGAACGCAGTGAGGGACCTATTCGCACCCGTTACGTCGCTGCAACCGGAAGCAGATCCCTCACTGCGTTCGGGATGACAGAAAAAGGGCGGATAACACCGGCTCGAGCATGCTCACGCAATTCTCGAATACCGCATCACCCAATTCGTCTCCCACGTCCTGCCGCCGTCGGCCGAGTACGCCTGTTCCCATTGCAGCGATGCCGACGTGATCTGCGAGAATCTGCCGCGCACTTTGATTGGCCTGCCTTCGAAAGTGTCGTCGGACAAGAACGTACCCATGCCGTCCGCGAACGTGCCGATTACCGGCACATCGATCTTGTGCGGGCGGCGCCCGTCCAGCCACCAGTCGGCCCAGTGGCGCGTATCCGGATCGTAGGCGCGCAGACCGATGCCGCGATACGCGCCGCCGGGCAGATCGACGAAGCTGTCGTCGATATTGGCCAGACCGTCCAGCAGCGAGCGCACATGGCAGGTGCCGTCGAACCGTTGCCATTCGTCGCTGCCGGCCAAGCGTCGCTTCAAGCGACGGTGGCGCACCCGCCAGGCGCCGATGAAGAAATCGAAGTCGCGCGCGCCCGGAATGTGCTCACCGCTGTTCTGTGCGAAGGCGACGGCCGTCTTTCCGAGCGGAAGCGCGCCTGCCAGCGCAGCGAGCAAGGCGTTGCGCATCATCGCGCGGCGGCCGAGATCGGGCAGCATGAAAGGTCTCAGCCCACCTTGGTGAATTCGCTGATCCAGTTCGTTTCCCAAGTCTTGCCGCCGTCCGGCGAGAAGGCCTGTTCCCAGCGGCGCGATGTGGGCGTGACGTCCAGCCACAGGTAACGGATCTTGATCGGCTTGCCGTTGAAAGTGTCGTCCGCATAGAACGCGCCGGTGCCGTTTTCGAAGCGGCCGATCAATGGCGGATCCAGCTTGTGCGGATAGCGGCTGTCGAGCCACCAGATCGTCCAGCGCTTGGTTGCGGGATCGAACGTGCGCAGCGTGAACCCACGGTAGGGACCGTCCGGAAGATTCAACAGGTTGTCGGTCATGTTGGCGGCGCCGCCGAGCAGCAGGCGGAATTCCTGGGTGCCGTCGAATTCCACCCATTCCGTACTGCCGGCCAGGCGTTCCTTCAGGCGGCGTTGCTTGGTGCGCCAGCTGCCGACGAAGATATCGAAATCGTGCACATCGCCGACCGGCATCCTGACGCCGCCGCTCGCGACCGTGGTTTCCGACGCCAGCGCATCGGCGATCGGCAACAAGGCCAATGCGCCCGCGCCGGCGAGAAGATCGGCCAGCATCTGCCGGCGGGAAGCCGAGTAATCCTGCGTCATGGTCAGGCCGTCCTCGTATAACGCATCACCCAGTTCGTCTCCCAGGTCTTGCCGCCGTCGGTGGAGAAGGCTTGGTCCCATTGCAGCGATGCGGGCGTGATCTGCGAGAACCTGCCGCGCACTTTGACCGGCGTCCCTTCATGAGTGTCGTCGGACAGGAAAATGCCGACGCCGTCTTCGAAACGGCCGACGATCGGCACGTCGATCTTGTGCGGATCGCGCGCGCTCAGGTTCCAGTCGGCCCAGGTGCCGCTCTCGGCGTCGAAGGAACGCAGCCCCAGTCCGCTATACGTGCCGGTCGGCGCGTTCGCTACGCGTTCGTTGATGTTCGCCATGCCGCCGAGCAGGGACCAGACGCGGCAGTGGCCGTCGAACTCCTGCCATTCGTCGCTGCCGACCAGGCGCTGCTTCAGGCGGCGATGGCGGACCTGCCAGGCGCCGATGAAGAAATCGAAATCGTGGATGGGATCGTTTGCGACCATGGCGATACGCCCGGAGGGAATGCGCGCAATTTGCACGCAATCCGCAGGGGCGTGAAGAGCCATATTGAAACGATACGGTGGGCCACTCGCCCACCCGCGCGCTCAGATTTTGATATGCCAGCCGCGCTTGTCCATCCAGCGCGCCACGCCCCACCAGAACGCGACGAAGGCCAGCGCGAACGCCAGCGAAGGCGCATAAGGCCCGAAGCGCGGCGTCATCCAATCGGCGAAGCCTTTGCTGTAGATCGGCTGCCACCAGCCCAATGCGGCGAACACGTACACCATCGCTGCCGAGCCGACATATGCGGCGATCGCATTGACGCCGAAGCTGCGACCGAGCGCCGGCCAGCGGTGCAGGTCGATCAAGAAATGACATGCCGCCAATGCCAGCATCGCCCAACCGCCGGTCCACAGCACGTATGAAGACGTCCACAAATTCTTGTTGAGCGGCAGCCACAGCGTCCACAAAGCGCCTGCGCCCAATGCGATCACGCCGGCGTTGCGCAGCCGGCGCACGCGGCCGTGCCGGAGCCAATCGCCGGCGCGCAGGCCCAGCAGCGTCGTCGCGATCGCGGGCAGCGTGCTCAGCAGTCCTTCCGGATCGTGGCCGCGCCCGGTGGCGGCGTCGAACTGATACGCAAGCGGCCCGAGCAAGGCGGCATCGATGCGGCTCGCGATATTCCCGTACGGCGCGTACGTGCCGCCCCATGCCAGCAACGCCCAGTAGCCGAGCAGAATCGCGATCAGCACGAGCCATTGCAGCCGCGGTTTCAGGTAGATCGCCGACAGGCCGGCCGCCGCGAAACAAAGGCCGATCCTTTGCAGCACGCCCCAGGGCCGGAAGTGATCCATGTCCAACAGCCACCAGGCCAGCAGGTGCAGCAACAGGCCGAGGCCGACGATGCGCACGGCGCGCAGCAATACGCCGTACTGCAGCGCTGCGCGCGGCGCACCGCCCTCGATGCGCGGTGCGATGCCGAGCGAGATCGATACGCCGACCACGAACAGGAAGAACGGGAAGATCAGGTCGGTCGGCGTGCAGCCATGCCATTGCGCGTGCAGCAGCGGCGCGTAGACATGGCTCCAGTCGCCGGGATTGTTGACCAGCAGCATTGCGGCGACAGTCAGCCCGCGCAGCGCATCCACCGACGCAAAGCGCTGCGGCGCCGCTTTGCCGCCGCTCCGGCTCTTCGTGGGAGCGGCTTCAGCCGTGAGCTTTTCCATCGCGGCACTCGGTGACAAAGCTCGCGGCTGAAGCCGCTCCCACGAAAAGCGAAATCGTCGATTCTCTGACCATCAGTCCGGATTTCCACCGATCCAGGTGGCGACGACCTCGAGCCCCGCATCCAGCGCCACCAAATCCGCGCGATAGCCCGCAGCGATGCGCCCATGCGTCCGGCCCAGGCCCAGGAACGCGGCCGGATACGTCGACGCCATCCGCGCGGCCTCTTCCAGCGACAAGCCCAGCATGTCCATCGCATTGCGCACCGCGGTGATCATGTCCAACGCCGAACCGGCCAACGCGCCGGCGGCATTGCGCACCACGCCGTCGCGCATCGTGATCGTCTCGCCGTACAGTTCATAGCTCGGATCGTCCGCGCCCACCGGCGGCATCGCATCGGTGACCAGGAACACCTTGCCGCGCGGCTTGGCCGCCAACGCCACGCGCAGGCTGGCCGGATGCACGTGCACGCCGTCGGCGATGACGCCGCACCAGCTGTCGCGGTCTTCCATGGCCGCGCCGACCGCGCCGGGCTCGCGCCCCTGCAGCGGCGACATCGCGTTGTACAAGTGGGTGAATCCGCGCACGCCGGCGTCCAGGCCCGCGCGTATCTGTTCGTAAGTGCCGGCGGTATGCCCTGCGGCGACGATCGCGCCGCGCGCGACCAGGGCGCGGATGTCGGCCGCCGGCATCTGCTCGGGCGCCAGCGTGATCAGCGTGCAGCCGTTGTCCAGCGAAGTGGCCAGCTCGATTTCCTGCGCGTCGGGCACCCGGAACTTGCCGGCATCGTGCGTGCCTTTGCGCGCCGGCGCGAGATAGGGCCCTTCCAGATGGATGCCGAGCACGCCCGGCACGCGTTGCGCGATCGCCTCGCGCGCGGCGGCGATAGCGCGGCGCATCACTTCGGCATCGTCGCTGATCAGCGTGGGCAGATAGCCGGTGGTGCCGAAACGCCTGTGCGCCTGGCCGATGCGGCGCAGCGCGTCGACACTGGGCGTGTTGTTGAACAGCACGCCGCCGCCGCCGTTGACCTGGCAATCGATGAAGCCCGGCAGCAGATAAGCACCGGCAAGATCGTGCTGGTTGCGCGCGTCGATGCGTTTGTCGTCGCGCGGGATCAAGTCGACGACGACATCGCCTTCCACCAGTACGGCGACGTCGTCGCGGAAGCCTTGGTCCGTCAGCACGCGGCCATTGACGAAAGCGGTGGCCATCAAACCGTCTCGGTGACCTTGTTCAGATGCGGGGGAACATCCGGATTATGGCCGCGGCGCAGGGCCAGCGCGTTGATCGCGCGGTAGAAGCTCTGGATGGTCAGCAACGGCGCGCAGGCCGGATGCGGCGCTGCGGCCAGCGGCAAATCCCCGTGCGCGGCAGCGACCCAGACCTGCGCGCCGCGGGTGCGGAATTCCTCGGCAGCGGCTACCGTGCCGGCGCCGGTCTCGTCCGGTTGCGCGAACGCGAGCACCGGGAATCCCGGTCCGACCAACGCCATCGGCCCGTGCTTCACTTCGGCGGAGCTGTAGGCCTCGGCGTGCAAGCCGCAGGTTTCCTTGAATTTGAGCGCGGCTTCCTGCGCGGCGGCGA includes:
- a CDS encoding DUF1579 domain-containing protein produces the protein MLPDLGRRAMMRNALLAALAGALPLGKTAVAFAQNSGEHIPGARDFDFFIGAWRVRHRRLKRRLAGSDEWQRFDGTCHVRSLLDGLANIDDSFVDLPGGAYRGIGLRAYDPDTRHWADWWLDGRRPHKIDVPVIGTFADGMGTFLSDDTFEGRPIKVRGRFSQITSASLQWEQAYSADGGRTWETNWVMRYSRIA
- a CDS encoding DUF1579 family protein, which encodes MTQDYSASRRQMLADLLAGAGALALLPIADALASETTVASGGVRMPVGDVHDFDIFVGSWRTKQRRLKERLAGSTEWVEFDGTQEFRLLLGGAANMTDNLLNLPDGPYRGFTLRTFDPATKRWTIWWLDSRYPHKLDPPLIGRFENGTGAFYADDTFNGKPIKIRYLWLDVTPTSRRWEQAFSPDGGKTWETNWISEFTKVG
- a CDS encoding acyltransferase family protein: MEKLTAEAAPTKSRSGGKAAPQRFASVDALRGLTVAAMLLVNNPGDWSHVYAPLLHAQWHGCTPTDLIFPFFLFVVGVSISLGIAPRIEGGAPRAALQYGVLLRAVRIVGLGLLLHLLAWWLLDMDHFRPWGVLQRIGLCFAAAGLSAIYLKPRLQWLVLIAILLGYWALLAWGGTYAPYGNIASRIDAALLGPLAYQFDAATGRGHDPEGLLSTLPAIATTLLGLRAGDWLRHGRVRRLRNAGVIALGAGALWTLWLPLNKNLWTSSYVLWTGGWAMLALAACHFLIDLHRWPALGRSFGVNAIAAYVGSAAMVYVFAALGWWQPIYSKGFADWMTPRFGPYAPSLAFALAFVAFWWGVARWMDKRGWHIKI
- the nagA gene encoding N-acetylglucosamine-6-phosphate deacetylase, which translates into the protein MATAFVNGRVLTDQGFRDDVAVLVEGDVVVDLIPRDDKRIDARNQHDLAGAYLLPGFIDCQVNGGGGVLFNNTPSVDALRRIGQAHRRFGTTGYLPTLISDDAEVMRRAIAAAREAIAQRVPGVLGIHLEGPYLAPARKGTHDAGKFRVPDAQEIELATSLDNGCTLITLAPEQMPAADIRALVARGAIVAAGHTAGTYEQIRAGLDAGVRGFTHLYNAMSPLQGREPGAVGAAMEDRDSWCGVIADGVHVHPASLRVALAAKPRGKVFLVTDAMPPVGADDPSYELYGETITMRDGVVRNAAGALAGSALDMITAVRNAMDMLGLSLEEAARMASTYPAAFLGLGRTHGRIAAGYRADLVALDAGLEVVATWIGGNPD